A section of the Oryza sativa Japonica Group chromosome 1, ASM3414082v1 genome encodes:
- the LOC107280810 gene encoding uncharacterized protein, with protein MEEGAGLVIGVGGGGGLSGGGGEGVAPPAARAQERLVPPCGVQSAAACSGVRQRSAGCGRPWLVTALFGACRLSVRRRAAPWPSAVLCGARPAAVRGSARGGASGGARVHAGMPRRGSREGGGGQVGEGDGEQRGGGGQVSERDDEPPPTRPISPFMAGSTEAAAAHSLPGGADDDEGERRILAPSRR; from the coding sequence ATGGAGGAGGGTGCGGGCCTCGTCatcggcgttggcggcgggggtggcctctctggcggtggcggggagggGGTGGCTCCTCCGGCTGCGAGGGCACAGGAGAGGCTGGTGCCGCCGTGCGGGGTGCAGTCGGCTGCGGCTTGCAGCGGCGTGCGGCAGCGCAGTGCGGGGTGCGGCCGGCCGTGGCTCGTGACGGCACTATTCGGGGCGTGTCGGCTCTCGGTGCGGCGCCGTGCGGCGCCGTGGCCATCAGCGGTGTTGTGCGGGGCGCGGCCGGCAGCGGTTCGCGGCAGCGCGCGCGGTGGCGCGAGCGGTGGTGCCCGAGTCCACGCCGGCATGCCGCGGCGCGGCtcgagggagggaggcggcggccaggTCGGCGAAGGGGACGGCGagcagaggggaggcggcggccaggTCAGCGAAAGGGAcgacgagccgccgccgacgaggccgaTCTCTCCATTCATGGCGGGGAGCACAGAAGCAGCGGCGGCCCATTCCTTGCCTGGAggtgccgacgacgacgagggcgagCGCCGTATCCTTGCCCCGAGCCGCCGATGA